The Onychomys torridus chromosome 4, mOncTor1.1, whole genome shotgun sequence DNA window CGAAAGCCCAGCAGATGCATACTGGGCCAGTGCTTGACGTCTGCTGGAGTGATGTACGTCTAGTTCCCTtttaggttttgagacagggtctgtactAGTTAGTCACTCTTTTATTGCTGGGACAAAACACCGTTGACCAAGGCACCTTCTCAAGGAACGTGTTTGATTAAACGCATGACTTTAGAGGGTTAgggtccatgatggcagagcaagagcccatgtagcagcagcagcagcagctaagaGGTCCccatcttgatctgcaggtagGAGGCAGAAACACTGAGAATGGCTTGACACCTCAAATGCAAGAGCCCATTCTCACTCAGACCACCATTAGGTCTCACAGTGCAGCCTTGGCCAGCACAGAACTCCGAGATCTACATGCCTTAACTTTCCGAGCTCCCAATATCTCAGCAGATTTACCCTTTTACAGCAGAATGCTTAAACCCAGAAGTGGCTTGGTTTCCAAAGCTTTTGAATTTGGTAGGCAATTGGATGTGGTAGCACTCAAGGATTAGAGCCTGTGAGGATTTTGAGTTAAGGGTATTAACCTTGTAGCCTGAGTGTTTCACTGGGGATTCTGCATTTCCGAATGTTCATAGAGGatttatttccttcccttttcctgtcTAAGCTTAGAGAAGGACCTTTTCCCTTTCTGGGCATGTGCATGCTTGATAAGAGTTCTGTGACAGGTGTaagacttttgttttgctttgttgaaaCACAGGGGTTTTTCTGTAGACTAGGATAgcactgaactcagagctcctcctgcctctgcctccatagtgctgggattaaaggcgtgattcCACCCCATCATTGtacttggttgtttttgttttattattattattattatcattattattattattattattattattattattattattattatcagtgtGTGTTATGGCTTGAATGTGAAGTGACCTACACAggttcttggttttatttttgtgagtgtggatgtttcacctgcatgtatgtcagtgcaTTACTTTTGAAGGGTGTGGAACCTTTTGGACATATGAGACTTAGATATCAGATGTGAGCTATAGAGGCAGAGCTAGATACATATATAGATTACCTGAGGATGCCCTGAGATGTGACAGGTGAGGATCCCAGGTGCTGTCCCTCTGCTGCTGAGAAGCTCTGAGGTAAAAGAAATCCTTCTGCTAAAATGTTTTGGTCAGGTTTGGTATGGTAGTGAAGTAGACTTAGGTTATTTCTTGAAGCCTTTTGTGTCTCTGGATGTATAGTGAGCtgaagttggttttgtttgtttgtatttgtatttgtgggTGTGATGTGTATATGGTGGTGTTGATGTTTCTACCATTGTGTGGGTCTTGATCTGTCTGACTTGGCAGTGATCTTTACCCATTGAGTGTTTCACCAGCCAACACTTGGTTTTCATTCTGTAGCTTTCAAAGCTACTTGAtttttgaattgttttatttcctggttttctttgagacagggtttctgtgtgtaggcctaactgtcctggaactccctttgtagaccaggctggcttcgaactcagagatccacctgcctctgcctcccaaatgctgggattaaaggcatatgccaccaccgctgggcacCACTTGATTTCTTAGAGATCCTGTTTCTACGTGAGCTCTTAGTAGTCAGTTTCTAGTTGTATTACTTACAAGCCTAGTTTGCTGTGTGCTAGCTCTTAAATATAGGAAAATGCAGAGCAGATGCATGACCTAGCTCTTGGGTGTCTTAACTTTGGAGACTTAACTTTTGCTCCCTGAGCAGACTGTCTGTTTTATTTTAGGATGGGAGCAAAGTATTCACAGCATCGTGTGATAAAACAGCCAAGATGTGGGACCTGAACAGCAACCAGGCCATTCAGATAGCACAGGTGAGAAGTCTTCATGGGTAGGCCCAGGAGACAGCACTAAACAGTTTGGCTTACACCTATAAGCACCCTCACTTGCACTAGATTTTGCAGAGGACTTTGCCACAGGACTCCCATGTACACATAGGTGGTGACAAGCATTGGTAGACAAGAGCAGACAGTCCTGACCCATTTGGCTTCCAGCCCCTGTGTGTGACTCGCTAGTCATTGTTCCCTTGTCCTTCAGCGGGTGTTGGCTGGTGCCTGCCATGTGCCCATGGAGCATTATGCTGGGTCTCAGTGTGAAGAACAACTAGAGTAGTGAAGGCCCTGCCAGAGCCGCTGTAGTGAAGGGTAGGGAGACTTCTGACACGGGCTTCCCAGCCCTCAGCTGAAGGCatctctcagcctcctcagtgatgCATTTAGTAAACAGTCAGCAGCACCAGTAGCAGTCCCCATTAGATATTTCCAGATAGTTCTCAGGAAAGGCCTTACTGTCACAGTTAATTATGAGTGAGGGAAAGCTTGTGTTAGGACAGAACATAGGTGCAAGCCCCTGGGTAACACCCTTGGGTCCTGGGGAAGCACTAAAATGCCCTTTGATTTTACTATTGTTGAATGGAACCCAGTATTTGATTAAGTCAATTCCTTTGAATTTCCACAACTAGAGCTATTGCTCCGGTTGCTCAAGTGTCTCCCGGTGTCTGTCTTTTAACAGCATGATGCTCCTGTTAAGACCATACATTGGATCAAAGCCCCGAACTACAGCTGTGTGATGACGGGGAGCTGGGATAAGACTCTGAAGGTATGCTGTGTGGTGGAGGGATTGTACACTGAAGATGGCTATCCGTCTGTGCAGATGTCAGCCCGCAGCAGTCTCTCACTGCTGCTCTTCTTTGCTTTCAGTTTTGGGATACCCGGTCATCAAATCCTATGATGGTCTTGCAACTCCCTGAGCGCTGTTACTGTGCAGATGTGGTAAGTAAAGAGTCTCACTTCTTTCCAACAGCTGAGCAAATGCGGCTCTCTGTGGCCTCCTGCGGTTTGTAGGTGATGTAAAGCTGTGGACTTTAACAGACTACTCATGCAGACATTTGGGCTGCCTTTGTCCTATAGTACTAAGTGCTGTGTTCTGAATATTTCCATTGGGACTGGAAATGAAAGCACTGGACTTCTAGACATTTGTTTGAGCACGTGCCCCTAGTCACCTGTCCTCCCTCATGTGGGGCGACAGCATGCTGTGATGGTAGAAGAATGCAGAGATCTTTGTGGATGGTTCTGATCTCTGGGACTGCCTGAGTGGAATGGAAACCGAAGTGCTTTCTCCACATCTACTTAAGACTTAGTGTTTGTTACAACTACCCAGGTAATTCCACAGTGGGGAGATCCATCCTCAGACAGTGCACAGTGGGGGCTgatgtttacaaactgtatgtagAAACATACCTGACCGAGTATGTTTGATTATGTgtgtaatcccagttctcagggcAGAGGCAAGacagtctctgagttctaggccagcctggtctacagctcaagttccaggctagccagggtgcacatagtgagaccctgtctctaaaaggaaagaaacatcagGCActcaaagacaggaagaaaacacaCTGAAATACAGGCTGTTATATGAAGGGGTGGAGATGACCATCCACTCTCACTGGTATCTcagaatactttttctttttttggttttggttttggtttttcaagacggtttctctgtgtagttttgcacctttcctggaactcacttggtagcccacgttagcctcgaactcacagagatccgtctggctctgcctcccgagtgctgggattaaaagcgtgcaccaccactgcccggctcagaaTACTTTTTAAGCATCCacattttatagtttaaaaactATAAAGGACATGGTAACAATGTGCCAGTCTTGATCAGGGTTCAAGATACCAGCCTATGCTGTTTagcaaaacaaataataacaaaactcAAAGCATCCCCACCACTCAGTAAAACaaatatgtatgagtgttctgcttACAAGtgtgatttctctgtgtttttataaATACATTGCTACCACTGAATTAAACTTTTTGAAACATTAGAATTTTGTGACTAAAATGTTGTCTTCATGTCAAGTGTTGTGTATCTTTCTTCTGTTACCCAGATATACCCAATGGCCGTGGTGGCCACTGCAGAGAGAGGCCTGATTGTCTACCAGTTAGAGAATCAGCCTTCTGAGTTCAGGAGGATAGAGTCTCCACTGAAACACCAGGTGGGTCAGAGACCATTGAGAAACATATTTGGCACCTGCTTCGTGCAAGATGGTGCTCATGTGGGGTACAGGTATACAGTACCTGTGTTGAAAAGCTTGCTGATATGTTCAGAGAAAGtgaatttaaagaaacaaacacagagtggggtagtggtggcgcactcctttaatttcagcactcaggaggcagagccagggggatctctgagttcgaggccagcctggtctacagagtgagatccaggacagccaaggctacacagagaaaccctgtcttgaaaaacggagagaaaaaaaaaaaaaggaaaaaacaagcaCAGTTTTACAAATCACTTACATCCATGGCTGAGCCAGACTTTCCTGTCACCCAAAGAtctgtctcccccctccccccaagtaGCTTAGTGCTATGGAGTGCTCCCAGCCCATCTGGGTGGACTAGTTCTGTCCTCCAGTTCAGCCCTACCCTGGACGTAGGACTGCAAGGCCTTCCTGCTTCCCTGCTCTAGGTCTTCTCCTAGCCTGTGTCTCTCCTCTCAGGAGAGGGCTGAACCATCCTAGCTTTCTTCCTACAGGGTCTGTCTGCACATGCAGCTTCTCCTGCTAGGTGCTGGCCAGGTTCTCTGGCGGCTGGTTCCATGGTGAGCCCTCTTGCCCAGCAGCCTTTGCAGGGACCTGACATAGTCATCACTAAGACTTCTCTCTAGCACTTCACTAAAGCATGCCCTAGTCTGGTTCATCCTGGGAAGCAGGCCATCCTTGCCTCTTCCAAGTCTCTGATCCTTCCCTTCATAGTTCAGAGTCTTCCTCCCCACACCTAccacccttctccctttctccactAAGCCCTGTGCACTGCCATCAGGAATTCCCATGGGCTGATAGCATTATATCCAGAGCACTTTGCCCTTCAAATAGAGGTCATTCTTGAGtcacctttctcttctcccttctcaacCAGCAGGCTTCCCTGGttcttttcttgctcttcctACCGCCACCCCCAATCCCAAGTCTTCCTAGCAATTACATAAAACTGTATGCAGTGATTTCTTGGGAATGACACACAGAAACATAGGCAAGAAATGAATAACCCAGGGGACCACATCAGACAAGCTTCAACATAGGAAGGAAGCAACCAGCAATGAGAAACCTACAGGGAATAGACTATGAGGGATTTGTATTGCTAAGGGGTTACCTTTTAAAGGGTGTGAAGAATTTGTAGCAAAACCAATGACCCGATTCAAAACTTCTCCAAAGAGGACTACCTGGCCAGCAGGTACATGATCCCAAGAAAGCCCCAAGACAGCACTTCCTACACGGGGAGCCACTGTTCCCAGAAGTCAGAAGGCAAGGCCTTAAAAAATGATGCcatggttgagagcacttgcacaataatgaagacctgaattcccagcattcatgtgATAAGATGGGCCTGAGCTAATGTACGCTGTAACCTCAGTGCCAAGGGAGCTAGAGAGACTGTCTTAACACAACACACGGAAAGTGAGAGGGGACATTTGACATACTTCTCCGGTTCCTGTGCATTTATTAGatgcctgcacacatacactgtgtgtgtgtgtgtgtgtgtgtgtgtgtgtgtgtacacatgcacgcaAGGAacacaaaagtaataaaaataacaactgtTGGTGAGGGTATGGCAAAAGCTCCTGCACCATGAAAGTGGCCCAAAGTGCCTGAGTCTCTAGGATACACCCAAGTAGAATTATTGTCAGGTCATAAGCTTCTAAGAAGGAAATGAagcctggtagtggtggtggtggcagctgcggcctatgcctttaatcccagcactcaggaggcagaggcaggtggatctctgagttcaaggccagccagtggtgttttttctcttttggggagcccaccacccaactcccaaataaatcacacatggaggcttattcttaattatgaatgcctggccttagcttggcttgtttctagccagctttccttaacttaacctgtctgtctttgcctttgggcttttcccgttctcttacttctgtaaatcttactcttactctgtggcttgttgtATATGCGTGGCTGGACCCTGATGTCATACTCCTTCTCTGACtacttctctttcccctcccatatttctctatttcttctatcctttctcctgccttgctattggccgctcagctctttattagaccatcagatgttttacacaggcacagtaacacagcttcacagagttaaataaatgcaacgtaaacaaaaataacataccttaaactaatattctacaacaagctagggctacacagagaaaccctgtctcaaaaccaaaccaaagatgTTAAAGAATGCTCATTTTAGTATAGCAGGCTCATGATAGCCAAGTAAATGGGTGTTTACCTTAAATTGCAGGAAGCTTGTCATTGCACAGTAGATTAACTTAGGGGCTGGTATATAATAACTGAAGTGAGGCAGGACAGGACGATAGCCTAACTGGGTCCTCGTACATGTGATAACCAAAATACTGACTTTGCTGTGTGTACCTGTCCAGGGTTCCCtataagagtactggctgctacACTGCCTCCTGGCTAGGGAAACAGGACAGACATTGGGTGTCTGACCTGAAGGGTGCCTGCTAATCAAAATGAGACCTTGCTCTGAGCACAGCCGAGCAGGGCTGGAGCCTTTGGCTTGGAGGGCTGTGCTGAATAGGGGCAGCTTCAGCTGTGCACAGATGGGTCCTGGAGCTCAGGAAGGttagagaggaggggagagaaaaatacCTTTGTATTTGAGTCATGGTTTGGGTTCTTCTGAAACCTAAAAATTGGGTAACGTTCATATTAACTATTATTTGCTTACATGTTGGTAATGATCCTTCCCCTTTTATTTTAATCATAGCATCGATGTGTggctatttttaaagacaaacagAATAAGCCGACAGGTTTTGCTCTGGGAAGTATTGAGGGCAGGGTTGCCATTCACTACATCAACCCTCCAAACCCGTAAGTGACACTCACTCCCTGGGGTGCTTTTCCCAACTGGTTCTGAGAGGAAACTGAGATGTCCTCCGCTTTCCAGGGCCAAAGATAACTTCACCTTCAAATGCCATCGATCCAACGGCACCAACACTTCAGCGCCTCAAGACATCTATGCAGTACGTTCCAGCAGCGCTCCGTCATGGAGAGAAAGCAAGCCCTGGAACCAGCCTTGGAGCTGGCTCTCCAAGTGCACTGGGACCAGAAGTCCTGGAAgagcctgtgtctgtgtctacagACTTGAGTGTTCTTTACAAACCTGTTGACTGGCTCTGTTCTGGATGTGCTTGGGAAGTGAGCTTGGGACACGGGGCATTGGCTTTTCTGCCTTGTGGGGGTCCATAGACAGTTTCCACACCAGTGATATTCAAGAAATTTGTTTGCTAAAAGAAATCCCACACGTTTTGCTGAGGTTATGGCTTGGTGCAGTCAGGGTACAAATGTGAATTCCTATCTAGGGAGCTGCTGAGGCAGGTTTAGTTCTGAGCTGCCAGTTGCCTTAGGCAGCATGGCCAAGGAGTAAAATGTGCCCATGTGCTTGGTTTCCTGACTTGAGCTGGGAGCTGTACTGGCAGcaacctgcttctgcttctcactGTGCATATCAACCTTGGCAGGTGAACGGAATTGCCTTCCATCCTGTCCATGGCACCCTTGCTACTGTGGGGTCTGATGGTAGGTTCAGCTTCTGGGACAAAGACGCCAGGACAAAACTGAAGACTTCGGAACAGTTAGACCAGCCCATAGCGGCTTGCTGCTTCAATCACAATGGAAACATATTTGCCTATGCTTCCAGCTACGACTGGTCCAAGGTGAGAACTTCCAAGCCCGCTCTGGGCCCTCCCTCTCAGGCTCTGGGGCCAAAGGCCTGAGTCTGAATTGTAAATTCCTCTTGGACTTGAGCACCCTTAACCAGGCGATTTCCCGATAAGGGAAACTAGCAGCCTGACTCTTGGGGTGGAGTTCAGTGTCATCTGCAGTCAGATCTTTGCACAATGGGAATGTTTTGTCAAGGAGAGCCATCATGAGCTCCCCCTTGTTCTTGGACACAAAACATGGGCATGCTGGGGAGAGGTGGTGTCACCAAGGTGGTGTTCTGGTGACATCGTTTGGTTTGCACAGGGAGTAAGGAGCTGGCAAGGTTCTGGCTGCATCTTGAGGCATTGCAGATTGTAATATATGTGGTCTTGGGGCCATAACTCAGACCTTACAGAATGCCTATTGGAGGAGATGCCTCCAGGTCATTTCTCatggttttcatttctctgccCTTTGCTATACAGTGCCTTTTCCCACTCTCCTTGCTTCTGATGGAGTCCCCAAACTCACAGTGGCTTGCCCATCTGTCTCAAtttttgttccttctttcctACCCCACACAAGTTCCTATTCCGTTTCTCTACACTGTTCTCTCCCTGCTTTGCCAGAGAGCACACACATGCCAGCCT harbors:
- the Rae1 gene encoding mRNA export factor — protein: MSLFGSASGFGTGGTSMFGSTTTDNHNPMKDIEVTSSPDDSIGCLSFSPPTLPGNFLIAGSWANDVRCWEVQDSGQTIPKAQQMHTGPVLDVCWSDDGSKVFTASCDKTAKMWDLNSNQAIQIAQHDAPVKTIHWIKAPNYSCVMTGSWDKTLKFWDTRSSNPMMVLQLPERCYCADVIYPMAVVATAERGLIVYQLENQPSEFRRIESPLKHQHRCVAIFKDKQNKPTGFALGSIEGRVAIHYINPPNPAKDNFTFKCHRSNGTNTSAPQDIYAVNGIAFHPVHGTLATVGSDGRFSFWDKDARTKLKTSEQLDQPIAACCFNHNGNIFAYASSYDWSKGHEFYNPQKKNYIFLRNAAEELKPRNKK